The stretch of DNA GCCGTTCTCGTCACCCTTGGCGGCGATGACCGCCGATTGCATGTCGACTTCGGTCCTGCGCTTTTTGATCTTCAGGTCGCGCCAGATACCCATGTGCTGCTTGATCGAGGCACGCATCGCTTCGCGGAGCTCGCCCAGCGCGGCCTGACTTGTTGCTTCGTACTCCGGGCCCGGCGCGAACGCGTTCGGGTTGAACCCACCGATATTCTCCAGCTGGTCAGCCTGGCTCCTGGCCACGAGATACGCCTCGCTGGCCGCAGTCTGGCTCAGGCGCATGCCGAGTGGCGTATCGAGAATCTCCGGCACCGGCGCATCAACGGTCGACACGAGGAACGCCATCGCACCATAAACGAGCTTGCCCCACAGGAAGCCCCACAGGTTGGTTGTCACCTCTGTCGGCATGACGTTCGACAGTGCCTCGCGCAATGCTTCGGCGCGCGCTGTCACCTGGCCATCGAGCTCGCCGATGTAGATCGTCTGCGCGTCGCCCAACTGAATAAGACCAGGCTCGATGTAGTCAGCGCCGAAATGGACGAACGCGCCGACCGTGCGCTCCGGACCGACGGCGGCAGCGATGATCTCCTCGTTCAGACCGTTCTGTAATGAGAGCACGAAGCCATCGGCCGCCAGCTTCGGGGCAATCTGTTCCATTGCCGATGCCGTGAAGTGGCCTTTGACGCAGAGGATCGTCGCGCCCAACTCTGCCACGTCGTCAGCCATCATCGCGCGCACAGGGTAGGTGCGGTCGCCACGGATGCCGGTGATGCGCAAGCCGCGCTCGTTCATGGCCTGCACATGTTCCGAGACGACATCGACGAGCGTCACATCGTAGCCGGCCTGCGTCAGGAATGCGCCGACGGTTCCGCCGATCGCGCCTGCGCCAACAATCGTTATCGGTCTTGCTCGAAGATCCACCACTCACATCCTCTCACCTGTCGGCATTCAGGTCAG from Thermomicrobiales bacterium encodes:
- a CDS encoding ketopantoate reductase family protein gives rise to the protein MDLRARPITIVGAGAIGGTVGAFLTQAGYDVTLVDVVSEHVQAMNERGLRITGIRGDRTYPVRAMMADDVAELGATILCVKGHFTASAMEQIAPKLAADGFVLSLQNGLNEEIIAAAVGPERTVGAFVHFGADYIEPGLIQLGDAQTIYIGELDGQVTARAEALREALSNVMPTEVTTNLWGFLWGKLVYGAMAFLVSTVDAPVPEILDTPLGMRLSQTAASEAYLVARSQADQLENIGGFNPNAFAPGPEYEATSQAALGELREAMRASIKQHMGIWRDLKIKKRRTEVDMQSAVIAAKGDENGIPTPVNAAVLQVIHEIEAGERGMEWSNLDDIARMAGIS